Sequence from the Brevundimonas sp. SGAir0440 genome:
CGGGTAGGCTCGACGCGGTAAGCCACCTTTTTGACCGGCGAATACAGGGCGTCGACGGCGATCAGCCCGATCGGCGCATCTTCCGGACGGTTCAGCTCAGCGGCGACATAGCCCTTGCCGTTCTGGACGGTCAGTTCCATGCGCACCGATGCGCCATCGTCCAGCGTGCAGATGACGTGATCGGGGTTCAGAACCTCGATGTCCGCCGGCACGTCGATCTGGCCGGCCGTCACCGGGCCAGGACCCGTGGCGCGCAGCGTCATGCGCTTGGGGCCTTCGGCGTGCATACGCAGCGCCAGTTGCTTGATGTTCAGGACGATATCGACCACGTCTTCGCGCACGCCTTCCAGCGACGAGAACTCATGGACCACGCCGTCGATCTGGATGGCCGTGACGGCCGCGCCTTGCAGCGAGGACAGCAGAACGCGACGAAGCGCGTTGCCGAGCGTCACGCCGAAGCCACGCTCGAGGGGTTCGGCGACCAGGCGCGCCTTGCGCTGGGCATCGGAACCGGTCTCGATCTGCGGCTTCTCGGGACGGATCAGCTCTTGCCAGTTTCTTTCGATCATTTTGTCCCTCGAACGGGTTTCGCCTGCTCCGGCCTTGTCGACGAGGCCATGATGGAGCGGACGGAGATTGGGGGTGCCTTAAAACGCTATCGCTTAGACGCGACGACGCTTGGGCGGACGGCAACCATTGTGCGGCATCGGCGTGACGTCGCGGATCGTCGTGATCGTCAGACCGACCGACTGCAGCGCGCGCAGGGCCGATTCACGGCCGGAGCCCGGACCCGAAACGTTCACTTCCAGCGTCTTCACGCCGTGTTCCTGGGCCTTCTTGCCAGCGTCTTCCGCAGCCATCTGAGCGGCGTAAGGAGTCGACTTACGCGAACCCTTGAAGCCCATGTGACCCGCCGAAGACCACGAGATCGCGTTGCCTTGGGCATCGGTGATCGTGATCATGGTGTTGTTGAACGAAGCATTCACGTGGGCGACGCCCGAGGTGATGTTCTTGCGCTCGCGCTTCTTTACGCGACCCGGTTCCTTGGCCATGTGTCTGTCTTACTTCTTCTTGCCGGCGATCGGCTTGGCGGGACCCTTGCGGGTGCGGGCGTTCGTGTGGGTGCGCTGACCGCGGACCGGCAGGCCCTTGCGGTGACGCAGGCCGCGATAGCAGGCCAGATCCATCAGACGCTTGATGTTCATCGACGTCTCGCGGCGCAGGTCGCCCTCGACGGTGTGATCCTTGTCGATCGTTTCGCGGATCGACAGGACTTCGGCGTCCGTCAGCTGGTTCACCCGGCGGGCGGGCTCGATGCCCACCTTTTCGGTGATGTCCTTGGCGGCGGCCGGGCCGATGCCATGGATATACTGAAGCGCGATCTCTACGCGCTTGTTGGTCGGGATGTTGACGCCAGCAATACGGGCCACGAAATTCTCCAGATACGCGTTAGTCAGACGCAACAAACGCTCCGGTTAACAAACCAGGAGCGTGGCGCCCTTCGCGGGAAGGCGCCCTTATACAGATGATTCACCGGGCGTCAACATCCGCTCCCGCGCAGGGCCGCTTCAGCGTGGCGGGCGGCCGAAATCGACGCCGACCGTGACCCGCTGGCCCTCGACCGGTCGACCGTCTTCGGTCGGCGGCTGGAAGCGGAAATAGCCCGACACCTGCAAGCCGGCCGCGCCGAAGCCCAGGCCGGGGGGCGTCTCTTGAACCACGCGACAACCGTCCAGCCGGCTGTCCAGGCGAATGACGCAGGACAGTTCGACCCGGCCGTAACGGCTGCGGGCGCCGGGCGGGTGGTTGGCGCGAATCTGGCCGATGGTGGGGCCTGTAACCAGCCGCGGTCCGGTCGAGCCGCTGCCGGGGCCGGCCCCAGAGCCGACGCCGGATCCGCTGCCTGTCCCCTGCCCGCCCTGACCGAAGCCGGGTTGCGGTGACGGCGCCGGCGCGACCCCGACAACGGGCGCAGGCTCCGGCGCCTTGACGGGCAGCGCCGGAACTTCGCGCGGGCGTTCCTTCGGCGGAGGCGGCGGCGTGTGAATGACGGATGGCGCAGCGGGGGCGCCGCCGCCGGTCTCGGGCGCCGGGGGTTCGTTGGAAATCGGGGGCGGCGGATCGTAGAGGACGACCTCGAACGGAGGCGGCTCCACCACAGGCGCCGGGGCCGGTGCCCTCACCTGCCCCAGCAACAGGAACAGGCCGATCTCGGCGACCGCGACGGCGACGAATATGGCCGCCATGCGCCAGCGACGCAGGCGGGTCTTTTCGGGTTTAGGATCGTCCAACTGGGTCATCAGGCGATCAACGCCCGAAAACGCAAATCAGGCCAGGGCCTCGTCGATCGCCTTGGCGACGGACTCGATCGAGCCCATGCCGTCGGCCTCGGTCAATTTGCCTTGGGCTTCGTAGTAGGGAAGCAGAGGTGCGGTGTTGCGGTTGTAGGCCTCGAGCCGGACCTTAAAGGATTCCGGATTGTCGTCCGGACGGCCCTGTTCAGCGAAGCGCTTGGCGATCCGTTCGGTCAGGGCGGCGTCGTCAACCTTCAGGCGAACGACGGCGTCGATCTGAACACCGCGCTTGGCCAGCATCTCGTCCAGCGCCTCGGCCTGGGCCACGGTGCGGGGGAAGCCGTCGAAGATGGCGCCGCCAGCAGCCTCAGCCTCCGTCAGACGATCTTCGATCAGGGCGATGACGATCTCGTCGGTGACCAGATCGCCGCGCGCCAGCACGTCCTTGACCTTGAGCCCCAGCTCCGAGCCCGAGGCGATGGCTGCGCGCAGCATGTCGCCGGTGGAGAGCTGGACCATGCCCTTCTCTTCCACCAGCCGCTTGGCCTGGGTGCCCTTGCCCGCCGCCGGCGGTCCGAACAGGATCAAGTTCATGCTTCAGCCCTCCCCTGGGCGTCTGACAACCTAAGACTTAGCGGCGAACGGGCGTGGGAGCGCCGCGACCGCCACGACCGCGCAGCTTGGCCTTCTTGATCAGGCCTTCATACTGGTGCGCCAGCAGTTGGGACTGGATCTGGGCCACAGTGTCCATGGTGACCGAGACCACGATCAAGATAGACGTTCCGCCAAAGTACAGGCTGTTGCCGAACTGGCTGACGATGAACTCCGGCAGCAGGCAGACGGCGGTGATGTAGGCGGCGCCGATCACGGTCAGGCGGGTCAGTACATAGTCCAGATATTCAGCCGTGCGCTTGCCCGGACGGATGCCCGGCAGAAAGCCGCCGTATTTCCGCAGGTTCTCGGCCGTGTCTTCGGGATTGAAGGTGATCGAGGTGTAGAAGAAGCAGAAGAAGACGATCAGGGCAGCATACAACGCCATGAACAGCGGCTGGCCGTGCGTCAGCTGCGCCGTCACCAGCGGCAGCCAGCTCATCCAGCTGGGCAGGTCGGCGTTGGCCGTCATGGTCGCAACCGTCGTCGGCAGCATCAGCAGCGACGAGGCGAAGATCGGCGGGATCACGCCGGCGGTGTTGACCTTCAGCGGCAGGAACGAACGCTCGCCGCCAGCCATGCGGTTGCCTTCCTGGCGCTTCGGATACTGGATCAGAAGACGGCGCTGGGCGCGTTCCATGAAGACGATGAAGACCACGGTGGCCACGGCCAGGATGGCGATGAACAGCAGGGCGAAGGCCGACATCTGGCCCTGCTGGGCCAGGCCCAGCAGGCGGGCGATGGTGGACGGCAGAACGGCCACGATACCGGCGAAGATGATCAGCGAGATGCCGTTGCCGACGCCGCGCGCCGTCACCTGCTCGCCCAGCCACATCAGGAACATGGTGCCGCCGGTCAGGGTCACGACCGTCGAGATGATGAAGAAGATGCCAGGGTTGTCGACCAGGCCGGCCGTGCTGTTCAGGCCCGCCGCGATGCCGAAGGACTGCGCCAGCGCCAGGAACACCGTCAGATAGCGGGTGTATTGGTTCAGCTGCTTGCGGCCGCTTTCGCCGCCTTCCTTCTTCAGCTTCTCCCAGGGCGGATACACCGTGCCCATCAGCTGCACGATGATCGAGGCCGAGATGTAGGGCATCACGTTCAGGGCGAAGATGGCCATACGCTCGACCGCGCCGCCCGAGAACATGTTGAACATGTCCAGGATGCCGCGCTGACCGTCCGGGTTCTGGAAGAACTGCAGGAAGGCCTGTGAGTTGATGCCCGGGATCGGCACATAGGTGCCGATGCGATAGACCAGAAGCGCGCCCAGCGTGAACAGCAGGCGTTTATGCAGCTCGGTCGCTTTCGCGAACGAGCCCATGTTCATATTGGCGGCGAGTTGTTCTGCGGCCGAAGCCATTATGCGTCCCCACGACTGATTGAGTCGTCAGATAGGCGGAAAGCGGCCCTCATGCGAGGGCCGCTTCCGTTCTTTCGTCGTCGCAGATGTAATCAGGTCACGACCTAATCGCCGCGACGACGCGTGACTTAGGCTTTGGCGGCGGTGCGCTTGGTGCGGGCCGAGATCTTGTTCTCGTCGCCGCGCGGTGCCTTGGCGGCCGGAGCCTTGCCCTTGGCGGCGTTGCGCTTCTCGACGCGCGCGGCGGCCTTGGCTTCGGCTTCGATGCGTTGCTCGACGACCGAGCCGCCAGCGGCCTCGATGGCCTTCTTGGCGCCGGCGGTGGCCGACCAGACGACCAGGTTCAACGCTTGCTTCAGCTCGCCGGTGCCCAGCAGACGCACGCCGTCCTTGACGCGACGGATCACGCCGGCGGCGACCAGGGCATCGCCCTTCAGTTCGGACTTGGCGTCCAGCTTGCCGGCGTCCACGGCGTCCTGCAGGCGCCACAGGTTCACTTCAGCCAGCTTCAGAGCATTGGCGTTGTTGAAGCCGCGCTTGGGCATACGCATGTACAGCGGCATTTGGCCGCCTTCGAAGCCGCCGATGGCGACGCCCGAACGCGACTTCTGACCCTTGACGCCACGGCCAGCGGTCTTGCCCTTGCCCGAACCGGGGCCACGGCCGACGCGCATGCGCTTCTTGTGGGCGCCTTCGTTGTCGCGGATTTCGTTCAGTTTCATGTGCCTGATCCTTTCGGGTTCTAGCGCCCGGACATTGTCCGGACTCGGCTTGGAAAAAATGAAGGGCCGCTGATAAGCGACCCCTTGGGTATTCGCAAGTGCAGAAACGCCCTCCCCCGGGTTCGGGAGAGGGCGAAACGGCTTACTTTTCGACGATCTCGGTCAGGTGGGCGACCTTGGCGATCATCCCGCGAACCGAAGGCGTGTCTTCCAGGGTCGATTCACGACCTAGGCGGTTCAGACCCAGACCCACCAGAGTGGCGCGTTGGTCGCTCTTGCGGCGGATCGGCGAACCGGTCTGCTTGACGGTGAGGGTTTTCTTCTCAGCCATGACTTAGGACTCCACGGCTTCGGGCGCCGAGGCGCCGTCGTTGCGGCGGCCCATCAGATCCGCGACCTTCTTGCCGCGCTTGGACGCGACTTGACGGGGCGAGGACTGGACCTTCAGCGCTTCGAACGTCGCGCGGATCATGTTGTAGGGGTTCGACGAACCGGTCGACTTGCCCACGACGTCCTGGACGCCGAGGGTTTCGAGCACGGCGCGCATCGGACCGCCCGCGATGACGCCGGTCCCGGGAGGGGCGGCGCGCATCATGATCTTGCCGGCGCCCCAACGGCCGTTGCCGTCGTGATGCAGCGTGCGGTTCTCGCGCAGCGGAACGCGGATCATCGTCTTCTTGGCTTCTTCGGTCGCCTTGCGGATGGCTTCCGGCACTTCGCGCGCCTTGCCGTGACCGAAGCCGACGCGACCCTTGCCGTCGCCGACGACCATCAGGGCTGCGAAGCTGAAGCGACGGCCGCCTTTGACGGTGGCGGCGACGCGGTTGATGTGAACCAGCTTCTCGACGATGTCGGAATCCGGACCATCGACAGCGGGACCGTTGCGGTTGTCACGACGGTTGCGATCGTTGCCGCCGCCGCCGCGTTGGGGTTGTTGCGCCATCTGTCGCGTCCCTTAGAAGTTCAGGCCGGCTTCACGCGCGGCTTCCGCCAGCGCCTTCACCCGTCCATGATAGATGTACTCGCCACGGTCGAAGACGACGTCCTTGACGCCCTTCTCGATGGCGCGTTCGGCGATCAGCTTGCCGATCGCGGCGGCCGCAGCCGTGTCCGAACCGCGCTTGCCCTTGCCGCCTTCCAGCGACGAGGCAGCCACGACGGTCACGCCCTGGGCGTCGTCGATGATCTGGGCCGAGATGTTCTTGTCCGAACGGTAGACCGACAGGCGCAGACGACCGTTGGCGACAGCCTTCAGGCGGCGACGCGTGCGCTCCGAGCGACGCTTGGCTTGTTGTCGAAGAGAAAGAGCCATGACTTACTTCTTCTTGCCTTCCTTGCGACGGACGGTCTCGCCCGCATAACGGACGCCCTTGCCCTTATAGGGCTCAGGCGGACGCAGCTTGCGGATGACCGCGGCGATCTGACCGACGGCTTGCTTGTCAGCGCCCGAGATCTTGATCTCGGTCTGCTTCGGCACGGCGAAGCTGACGCCCGACGGCGGAGCGATGTCGACTTCGTGCGAGAAGCCGAGTTGCAGCGACAGGGCGTCGCCCTTCATCGCGGCGCGGTAACCCACGCCGACCAGCTCCAGCGACTTCTCGAAGCCCGAGGTGACGCCCGTGATCATGTTGTCGACCAGGGTGCGCGACAGACCCCACATCGCGCGAGCGCGAGGCGTGTCCGAACGCGGGGTCAGCGAGACTTCGTCGCCTTCCTGCTTGACTTCGATCTCGTCGGCGACGGTCCAGGCGCGTTCGCCCTTGGGTCCCTTGACGGTGATGTTCTGGCCGTCGAGCGTGACAGTCACGCCCTTCGGCACGGCGATGGTTTTCTTGCCAATACGGGACATATCAGTAGACCCTGCAGAGGACTTCGCCGCCGACGTTAGCGTCGCGGGCGGAAGCGTCGGACATGACGCCCTTCGAAGTCGAGAGGATCGAGATGCCGAGGCCGTTCTTGACGGGCTTCAGATCGCCGATCGCCGAATAGACGCGGCGGCCCGGCTTGGACACGCGCGCGATCTCGGCGATGACGGGCTGACCGTCGAAGTACTTCAGCTCGATCTCGAACTGCGGAAACTCACCCGGGTTCTGAACCAGGTTGTAGCCGCGGATGTAGCCTTCGTCCTGCAGCACGTCGAGGACGCGCTGGCGCAGACGCGAGGCCGGGGTCAGCACCTTGGAACGCTTGCGGGTCGCCGCGTTCTTGATGCGAGCGATCATGTCGCTCAGGGGATCGTTGATCATCATGTCTGTTCGCTCCCCTTACCAGCTGGACTTCGTCAGGCCGGGAATCTGGCCCAGGTTGCCCAGTTCACGCAGCGCAATACGGCTCATCTTGAGCTTGCGGTAGAACGCCCGCGGACGACCCGTCACTTCGCAGCGGTTGCGAATGCGGCTCGGCGCGGAGTTGCGCGGCAGGGCGGCCAGTTGCAGGCGCGCCTCGAAGCGCTCCTCCAGCGGCAGGTTTTCGTCGTTGGCGGTCGCCTTCAGGGCGGCCCGCTTCGCGGCATACTTCGCAACCAGGGCCTTGACGGCTTCGTTGCGGTTTACGGCGCTTTTCTTAGCCATTGTGCTCTTCCCTTCCCGCTCAGTTCTTCACGAACGGGAACTTGAACTCGGTGAGGAGAGCCTTGGCTTCCTCATCGGTCTTGGCCGTGGTGCAGACGACAATGTCCATGCCCCACATCTGATCGATCTGGTCGTAGTTGATCTCCGGGAACACGATGTGCTCCTTCAGACCCGTGGCGTAGTTGCCGCGACCATCGAAGGACGTGCCCTTCAGACCACGGAAATCTTTCACGCGCGGCAGCGCGATCGTGATGAACCGGTCCAGGAACTCGTACATCTGGTCGCCGCGCAGGGTGACCTTGCCGCCGATGACCATGCCTTCGCGCAGCTTGAAGCCGGCGATGGAGTTACGGGCCTTGGTGGCGACGGCCTTCTGACCGGCGATGGCGGTCAGATCCTTGAGGGCGGTGTTCGCCTTCTTGGAGTCCGCGACGGCTTCGCCGATGCCCATGTTCAGGACGATCTTGTCCAGCTTGGGCACCTGCATTTCGTTCGTGTAGCCGAACTTTTCCTTCATCACCTGGCGGATGCGAGCGTGATACTCGTCCTTGAGGCGCGGGGTGTACTTCTCGGTAGCCATCAGATGACGTCTCCCGTCGTCTTGGCGATGCGGACCTTCTTGTCCCCATCGATCTTGAAGCCGACGCGGGTCGCCTTGCCGTTGGCGTCGGCGATCGCGACGTTCGACAGGTGAAGCGAGGCTTCCTTGTTCTTGATGCCGCCCTGCGGGTCAGCTTGGCTCGGCCGCGTGTGGCGCTGAACCATGTTGACGCCTTCGACGAGGACGCGGTTTTCGGTGGGCAGGACCTTCAGCACGTTACCCGTGCGGCCCTTGTCCTTGCCGGTGAGGACGACGACGCGGTCGCCCTTCTTGATCTTGGCGGCCATGTTACAGGACCTCCGGAGCCAGCGAGATGATCTTCATGTGGTTCTTGGCGCGCAGTTCGCGAGGAACCGGCCCGAAGATCCGCGTGCCGACAGGCTCGTTCTGCTTGTTGACGATGACGGCGGCCGACTTGTCAAAGCGGATGACCGAGCCGTCCTTGCGTTGGATGTCCTTGGCGGTGCGCACGACGATGGCGCGAACGACGTCGCCCTTCTTCACACGGCCGCGCGGAATGGCTTCCTTCACGGAGGCGACGATTGTGTCGCCGATCGAGGCGTAGCGGCGCTTGGAGCCGCCCAACACCTTGATGCACATGACCCGGCGGGCGCCCGAATTATCGGCCACTTCCAGGTTAGTTTGCATCTGGATCATAAGATCAGATCCTTCTGATTACGAGGCGGAGGCGTTGGAAAGAACTTCCCAGCGCTTCAGTTTGGACTTGGGGGCGCACTCGACGATGCGAGCGATGTCGCCGACCTTGAGCGCGTTGGCTTCGTCGTGCGCGTGGTACTTCTTGGACGACCGGACGGTCTTCTTCAGAAGCGGGTGAAGCAGGGTGCGCTCCACCTTCACAACGACAGTCTTCTCGCCCTTGTCGGACACGACCACGCCTTCAAGAATTCGCTTGGGCATATTCGTTTCCTTACGAGGCCGCACGCTTCTCGCGCAGAAGCGTCGAGATGCGAGCGATGTCTTTGCGGACTTCACCAACGCGGTGAGTCTTTTCCATTTGGCCGGTGGCCGCCTGGAAGCGCAGGTTGAACTGTTCCTTCTTGAGCTTCAGCAGCTCGTCGGACAGTTGGTCGGTCGTTTGCGACCGCAGATCGGCGATCTTGGTCATTAGGCGGCAGCCTCCACATGCGCGACGCCGGCGTCGATACGGGTCACGACCTTGGTGCGGACCGGCAGCTTGGCGGCGCCGAGACGGAGTGCTTCGCGGGCGACATCGTCCGGCACGCCGTCGATTTCAAACAGGATGCGGCCCGGGTGGCAACGCGCGGC
This genomic interval carries:
- a CDS encoding DNA-directed RNA polymerase subunit alpha, whose protein sequence is MIERNWQELIRPEKPQIETGSDAQRKARLVAEPLERGFGVTLGNALRRVLLSSLQGAAVTAIQIDGVVHEFSSLEGVREDVVDIVLNIKQLALRMHAEGPKRMTLRATGPGPVTAGQIDVPADIEVLNPDHVICTLDDGASVRMELTVQNGKGYVAAELNRPEDAPIGLIAVDALYSPVKKVAYRVEPTRQGQSLDYDKLLLEVETNGAVTPVDAVAYAARILQDQLQIFITFEEPKKAVEQSDGKPDLPFNPALLKKVDELELSVRSANCLKNDNIVYIGDLIQKTEGEMLRTPNFGRKSLNEIKEVLTTMGLSLGMDVPNWPPENIEDLAKKFDDQI
- the rpsK gene encoding 30S ribosomal protein S11, which encodes MAKEPGRVKKRERKNITSGVAHVNASFNNTMITITDAQGNAISWSSAGHMGFKGSRKSTPYAAQMAAEDAGKKAQEHGVKTLEVNVSGPGSGRESALRALQSVGLTITTIRDVTPMPHNGCRPPKRRRV
- the rpsM gene encoding 30S ribosomal protein S13 — its product is MARIAGVNIPTNKRVEIALQYIHGIGPAAAKDITEKVGIEPARRVNQLTDAEVLSIRETIDKDHTVEGDLRRETSMNIKRLMDLACYRGLRHRKGLPVRGQRTHTNARTRKGPAKPIAGKKK
- a CDS encoding energy transducer TonB, whose product is MTQLDDPKPEKTRLRRWRMAAIFVAVAVAEIGLFLLLGQVRAPAPAPVVEPPPFEVVLYDPPPPISNEPPAPETGGGAPAAPSVIHTPPPPPKERPREVPALPVKAPEPAPVVGVAPAPSPQPGFGQGGQGTGSGSGVGSGAGPGSGSTGPRLVTGPTIGQIRANHPPGARSRYGRVELSCVIRLDSRLDGCRVVQETPPGLGFGAAGLQVSGYFRFQPPTEDGRPVEGQRVTVGVDFGRPPR
- a CDS encoding adenylate kinase yields the protein MNLILFGPPAAGKGTQAKRLVEEKGMVQLSTGDMLRAAIASGSELGLKVKDVLARGDLVTDEIVIALIEDRLTEAEAAGGAIFDGFPRTVAQAEALDEMLAKRGVQIDAVVRLKVDDAALTERIAKRFAEQGRPDDNPESFKVRLEAYNRNTAPLLPYYEAQGKLTEADGMGSIESVAKAIDEALA
- the secY gene encoding preprotein translocase subunit SecY; amino-acid sequence: MASAAEQLAANMNMGSFAKATELHKRLLFTLGALLVYRIGTYVPIPGINSQAFLQFFQNPDGQRGILDMFNMFSGGAVERMAIFALNVMPYISASIIVQLMGTVYPPWEKLKKEGGESGRKQLNQYTRYLTVFLALAQSFGIAAGLNSTAGLVDNPGIFFIISTVVTLTGGTMFLMWLGEQVTARGVGNGISLIIFAGIVAVLPSTIARLLGLAQQGQMSAFALLFIAILAVATVVFIVFMERAQRRLLIQYPKRQEGNRMAGGERSFLPLKVNTAGVIPPIFASSLLMLPTTVATMTANADLPSWMSWLPLVTAQLTHGQPLFMALYAALIVFFCFFYTSITFNPEDTAENLRKYGGFLPGIRPGKRTAEYLDYVLTRLTVIGAAYITAVCLLPEFIVSQFGNSLYFGGTSILIVVSVTMDTVAQIQSQLLAHQYEGLIKKAKLRGRGGRGAPTPVRR
- the rplO gene encoding 50S ribosomal protein L15, producing MKLNEIRDNEGAHKKRMRVGRGPGSGKGKTAGRGVKGQKSRSGVAIGGFEGGQMPLYMRMPKRGFNNANALKLAEVNLWRLQDAVDAGKLDAKSELKGDALVAAGVIRRVKDGVRLLGTGELKQALNLVVWSATAGAKKAIEAAGGSVVEQRIEAEAKAAARVEKRNAAKGKAPAAKAPRGDENKISARTKRTAAKA
- the rpmD gene encoding 50S ribosomal protein L30: MAEKKTLTVKQTGSPIRRKSDQRATLVGLGLNRLGRESTLEDTPSVRGMIAKVAHLTEIVEK
- the rpsE gene encoding 30S ribosomal protein S5: MAQQPQRGGGGNDRNRRDNRNGPAVDGPDSDIVEKLVHINRVAATVKGGRRFSFAALMVVGDGKGRVGFGHGKAREVPEAIRKATEEAKKTMIRVPLRENRTLHHDGNGRWGAGKIMMRAAPPGTGVIAGGPMRAVLETLGVQDVVGKSTGSSNPYNMIRATFEALKVQSSPRQVASKRGKKVADLMGRRNDGASAPEAVES
- the rplR gene encoding 50S ribosomal protein L18; translated protein: MALSLRQQAKRRSERTRRRLKAVANGRLRLSVYRSDKNISAQIIDDAQGVTVVAASSLEGGKGKRGSDTAAAAAIGKLIAERAIEKGVKDVVFDRGEYIYHGRVKALAEAAREAGLNF
- the rplF gene encoding 50S ribosomal protein L6; translated protein: MSRIGKKTIAVPKGVTVTLDGQNITVKGPKGERAWTVADEIEVKQEGDEVSLTPRSDTPRARAMWGLSRTLVDNMITGVTSGFEKSLELVGVGYRAAMKGDALSLQLGFSHEVDIAPPSGVSFAVPKQTEIKISGADKQAVGQIAAVIRKLRPPEPYKGKGVRYAGETVRRKEGKKK
- the rpsH gene encoding 30S ribosomal protein S8 codes for the protein MMINDPLSDMIARIKNAATRKRSKVLTPASRLRQRVLDVLQDEGYIRGYNLVQNPGEFPQFEIELKYFDGQPVIAEIARVSKPGRRVYSAIGDLKPVKNGLGISILSTSKGVMSDASARDANVGGEVLCRVY
- the rpsN gene encoding 30S ribosomal protein S14, with the protein product MAKKSAVNRNEAVKALVAKYAAKRAALKATANDENLPLEERFEARLQLAALPRNSAPSRIRNRCEVTGRPRAFYRKLKMSRIALRELGNLGQIPGLTKSSW
- the rplE gene encoding 50S ribosomal protein L5: MATEKYTPRLKDEYHARIRQVMKEKFGYTNEMQVPKLDKIVLNMGIGEAVADSKKANTALKDLTAIAGQKAVATKARNSIAGFKLREGMVIGGKVTLRGDQMYEFLDRFITIALPRVKDFRGLKGTSFDGRGNYATGLKEHIVFPEINYDQIDQMWGMDIVVCTTAKTDEEAKALLTEFKFPFVKN
- the rplX gene encoding 50S ribosomal protein L24, which encodes MAAKIKKGDRVVVLTGKDKGRTGNVLKVLPTENRVLVEGVNMVQRHTRPSQADPQGGIKNKEASLHLSNVAIADANGKATRVGFKIDGDKKVRIAKTTGDVI
- the rplN gene encoding 50S ribosomal protein L14 yields the protein MIQMQTNLEVADNSGARRVMCIKVLGGSKRRYASIGDTIVASVKEAIPRGRVKKGDVVRAIVVRTAKDIQRKDGSVIRFDKSAAVIVNKQNEPVGTRIFGPVPRELRAKNHMKIISLAPEVL
- the rpsQ gene encoding 30S ribosomal protein S17, encoding MPKRILEGVVVSDKGEKTVVVKVERTLLHPLLKKTVRSSKKYHAHDEANALKVGDIARIVECAPKSKLKRWEVLSNASAS
- the rpmC gene encoding 50S ribosomal protein L29; its protein translation is MTKIADLRSQTTDQLSDELLKLKKEQFNLRFQAATGQMEKTHRVGEVRKDIARISTLLREKRAAS